The Paenibacillus sp. FSL H7-0357 nucleotide sequence AGTCAATGTGGACAACAATGTAAGTGACGTCGATTTTTTAATTAGGACTAATAATGAGCTGGCAACCTACATCTTGAAGAAGAATGGAACCTCTATCGGCGTAACAGGCGACCGCGTAGCACTGGATGAGGGCACGAATCAAATTACAGTAGAGGTTACGGCTGGTGATGCCAGCACTAAAAAAACCTATTCCGTTACTGTGAATCGTGCCGTTCTGCCGAAGGATTCCTCTCTTACTGATTTGACCGTCAGCTCTGCAAGAGGAACAGAAGCTCTGAATCCCCAGTTCTCCGCTGAAGTCTTCAAGTACTTCTTGTCGGTACCCTATGAAGTGGATCGGGTTGAACTGGATGCTGCCAAAGGGGATATGAATGCACAGATAACCGTAAATGGTGTCACGGTAGATAGTCCGATGCCTATTTCGCTGGTGGAAGGGCTGAACATCGTAAACCTGAAGGTTACAGCACAGGATGGAAAGACAGAAAGTGTGTACACGGTGGAAATCACCCGACAATCACGTTCGTCCGATGCTACTTTAGGGAGTATTAGTGTAGATGTCGGAGCTTTGGACCCGGCTTTTGATCCTGCCGTTTCCGATTATACGGTAGAGGTAGGAAATGATGTGAACTCCATCGTCCTGAGTCCGATAGTGGCTGATGGAAAGGCGAAAAGCCAAATCACTGGAAGAGACGGGGCCTCTCTAGATAATCTGATTGAAGGGGACAACGTATTTGATATTCAGGTCACTGCTGAGGATGGGACTGTAAAGATATACACAGTTAAAGTTGTTAAGGCCCAGCCTGTAGCTACACCAACACCAACGGCAGAACCGACGGCGACGCCAACGGCAGAACCGACGGCGACGCCAACGGCAGAACCGACGGCCACGCCAACGGCAGAACCAACAGCAACGCCAACGGCAGAACCGACAGCAACGCCAACGGCAGAGCCGACAGCTACGCCAACGGCAGAACCGATAGCAACGCCAACGGTAGAACCGACGGCGACGCCAACGGTAGAACCGACAGCTACGCCAACGGCAGAACCAACGGCTACGCCAACGGCAGAACCAACGGCAACGCCAACGGCAGAACCGACAGCTACGCCAACGGCAGAACCGACGGCCACGCCAACGGTAGAACCAACGGCAGAACCAACGGCAGAACCAACGGCTACGCCAACACCGGCCACGCCAACAGCTGAACCGGCGGTACCTGTCGCACCAATTGCGACAGCGTCGACAGAGCGGATAACCGTGAAGGTAGAATCAGGACAACTGGGCCAAGGTTCTGTGCTGGCTGAAACGGTTATCCAACGCACGCGGGATTCAAGTGGAATCCTGCATGATGTAGTCAACTTCACCACGGATCGGGTAGAGGAGGTTGTCCGGAAAATTGCCGGATCCTTGGATAATACGGCCCGGATCATGATCCCTGATGAGAAGGATCAGGTTGCGGATATTAATGTAAATGTTCCTAAAGATGCGATTAAGACGCTCGGCGGCTCCAATGTGAACATGGAGATCTTCACGGAGAACGTAAGAATTCTCATATCACAATTATCACTGGATAATTTCACTGAAGATCTATATTTCCATGTAGTACCGATTAAAGACCAGACGTTGCGCAAAGAGGTTGAAGACCGGGCAAGAATCGAGCGGATTGTCAGAGAAATAGCAGCTGACAAACAAATTGATGTCGTCGCCCGTCCGATGACAATCGAGACTAATATGCAGAGCAGACCGGTTACATTAACGCTCCCTCTGCGTGACGTGCAGCTGCCAGCCAATCTCTCGGAAAGAGAAGACTTCCTGTCCAATCTGGTCATCTTTATCGAGCATAGTGATGGCGACAAGGAACTGAAGAAGGCAAAGGTTGTTGATTACAAATCCGGCGAACTTGGCTTGCAGTTCGAGGTGAACAAATTCAGTACCTTCACCATTCTGAACATGGAAGGCTGGGAGCAGTATTTGGCGGCAACAGAGGCAGCGCAGCAGCAACAGCAGCAGCTGAACCAACACAAAGCCTTCATCAACGGCTTTACAGATGGAACCTTCAAGCCGAACCATTCCATTACCCGTGCGGAAATGGCCGCGATTCTGGCGAGAAACCTTGGCTATGACGCCGCTGCGCCGGCTGCTTCCACTTACCCGGATGTGAAGGACAGTCACTGGGCGAAGGGTGCGATTCAATTCGTCAAGGAGGCAGGGTTGATGCAGGGTAACGATAAAGGCCTATTCCTTCCGGATGCCCCTATCAGCCGCGGAGAAATAGCTGCCGTTGCATCGAGATACAAGAAGCTGGACACTACGGCTATTACATCCGGCGGATTCAAGGATACGGCTAGCCACTGGGCCGCCAGAGAAATTGAGGCCGCAAACAAGGCTGGTATTCTCAATGGCTATGAGGACGGTACGTACCGTCCAACCGGCAGCCTGACACGCGCTGAAGCCGTAAAGGTTGTCAATCGTCTGTTCGGACGCGGACCGTTATACGGTGTCACCACACCAAGCTGGCCTGACGTACCAACGACACACTGGGCTTATACTGAAATTGAGGAAGCCTCCAATAACCACACGTTCACTGTGTGGATTGAAGGTGGAGAAACGCTTAGTCAATAAAAACATGTAAGTACGAAGAAGGCCGTAGCCCATCATGGGCTAACGGCCTTCTTTTTTTAAAATATAGAATTTATATGCTTCACGCTATAAATTATCCTTCTATTTCTTGCTGAAAATACGGAAAGGTGTTATGAAGCATGCGGGTATTAATTAATTTCTATCGTCAGGGAGCTGGCGAAATGTTCTCCTGGCGACAGGGTGACAATGCCTTCTTTTTCCGAAAGCTCGCCTTCGAAGACATCCCTGTCTGCGAATCCCTGCCAAGGCTCGATGCAGACAAAAGGTGCATTCAGCGGCTGCCAGATGCCGAGATCCGGGAAGCCTTCGAAGGATACAGCAACGCTTTTTCCGGTAAGTCTGCTTTTCAGCGAGATCTGCCGGGAGGTCACATTCTGGAAAATAAGCGCGCCGTCCTTGAACATTTCATGGGATAATGGAAGGCTGCGCTCTTCCCTCAGCACAGGCTCCGATTTACCGCTGATCCGAAGTCCGGCGTCATTCAGGAACTCCCGGTCGAGGTTTTCGGCCTCGGAGAACTCGAGCACATAGTCGCTGAGGCTTCCGTTCTGATCCAGCGGGCAGTTGAATGCAGGATGTGTGCCGAGCTGGAAGGAAATGTTGCCTCCATCAATGTTCTCCACCCGGTAATCCAGCTTAAGAGTGCTATCGTTCAGCGTGTATGTAATATACAGGTTGAACTGAAACGGATAGCTGGACAGGGTATGCTCGCTGCTGGTGAGAAGGAAGACCGCACGGGACTCGTCCGCTTCAACGACTGTAAATTCGCTGCGTCTGGCAAAGCCGTGGTTGGCAAGCTTATACACTTGTCCACCAACCTTGATCTCTCCGTTCCGGACAGCTCCGATAATCGGGAACAACACCGGAGAACGGCCTGTCCAATAGGCGGCATCGCCGCTCCATATATATTCAGTGCCTGTGTCTTTTCTGGTGAAGCTGACAAGCTCCGCTCCGAGGGTACTGATCTCAGCCTGTGCTGAGCCGCTGCGCAAAATGGTGTTCATAAGATTACTCCCCTTTCACAATGGTTGGCCAGCCCGTCTTCCTTGCTGACAGCTCATATTCTAACAGACTTCCTTAGCGGCGTTGTAACACATCGTGAACAATTCAGAAAAATAATTATTACAGTGTGTAAAATGACAATCTGACGCAATGGTATAACATATATAGAAAGCAATGAATCTGTATAAGTATGCGTTCAAAATGGAGGGATAGGCCCATGCAGCTTAAGCAAATATTCGTGAACGGTGAGAGATTGAAGGATACGATTGAGGCCTTTGCCGATTTTGGGCGTACGGACAGTAACGGAGTTACCCGGTTGTCGTTGTCGGAGCAGGATGTGAAGGTGCGGAATTACTTCGCTGCGTGTTGTGAAGAGCTGGGTATGTCGGTCAAAGTGGATGATATGGGCAACATGTACGCCACGCTCGCAGGAACGGAAGCGGGGCCGCCTGTGGTGATTGGCTCGCATCTGGACACGGTCAAGAAGGGCGGCCGCTTCGATGGTGTGCTTGGCGTCATAGCCGGCCTGGAAGTGGTGCGGACCCTGGTTGACCATGGCATCAAGCCCCGGCTGCCGGTGACGGTGATGAATTTCACCAATGAGGAGGGTGCACGCTTTGAGCCTTCGATGATGGCCTCCGGCGTATTGTCCGGGAAGTTCGGCAAGACGGAAATGCTGAAGAAAAAGGACCCGG carries:
- a CDS encoding aldose 1-epimerase family protein, with product MNTILRSGSAQAEISTLGAELVSFTRKDTGTEYIWSGDAAYWTGRSPVLFPIIGAVRNGEIKVGGQVYKLANHGFARRSEFTVVEADESRAVFLLTSSEHTLSSYPFQFNLYITYTLNDSTLKLDYRVENIDGGNISFQLGTHPAFNCPLDQNGSLSDYVLEFSEAENLDREFLNDAGLRISGKSEPVLREERSLPLSHEMFKDGALIFQNVTSRQISLKSRLTGKSVAVSFEGFPDLGIWQPLNAPFVCIEPWQGFADRDVFEGELSEKEGIVTLSPGEHFASSLTIEIN